In Zingiber officinale cultivar Zhangliang chromosome 3B, Zo_v1.1, whole genome shotgun sequence, a single window of DNA contains:
- the LOC122055017 gene encoding poly(A)-specific ribonuclease PARN-like — protein MQNLPFVWVRFRTLPLDLLPCLRPFSIDAPGGGSVAVKQVTRSNFNTALEGLRACVEESDFVAVDLQMTGVTSAPWRDSFKFDRSDVRYLKLKDPAEKFAVVQFGVCPFRWDSSKGSFAHPHNFYIFPWKELPLHGPPDDFLWQATPIDFLAKYQFDFNACIYEGISYLSREQEGEALRDLYSEYLEGLANSFCNFEEPVDIPIARTSAILFSERMKNKLHVA, from the exons ATGCAGAATCTGCCGTTTGTTTGGGTGCGCTTCCGAACCCTACCCCTAGATCTGCTGCCTTGCCTTCGTCCCTTCTCCATCGATGCGCCTGGTGGCGGTAGTGTGGCCGTGAAGCAGGTGACGAGGTCCAATTTCAACACGGCGCTGGAGGGCCTTAGGGCCTGCGTGGAGGAGTCGGACTTCGTGGCCGTTGACCTTCAGATGACCGGCGTGACGAGTGCCCCATGGAGGGACTCGTTCAAGTTCGACCGATCCGATGTCCGTTACCTTAAGCTGAAGGACCCCGCTGAGAAGTTCGCTGTCGTGCAGTTCGGTGTCTGCCCCTTCCGCTGGGATTCATCCAAGGGCTCCTTCGCCCATCC GCATAACTTCTATATCTTTCCATGGAAAGAGTTGCCACTTCATGGGCCACCTGATGATTTCCTATGGCAAGCAACACCCATCGACTTCCTTGCTAAATACCAATTTGACTTCAATGCATGCATATATGAAG GAATATCTTATTTATCCAGAGAACAAGAAGGAGAAGCCCTCAGAGATTTATATTCAGAGTACCTTGAGGGATTAGCTAATTCCTTTTGTAATTTTGAGGAGCCTGTGGATATACCAATTGCGAGAACATCTGCCATTCTTTTTTCGGAGAGGATGAAGAACAAGCTTCATGTGGCATGA